A portion of the Lysinibacillus timonensis genome contains these proteins:
- the tuf gene encoding elongation factor Tu, with amino-acid sequence MAKEKFDRSKTHANIGTIGHVDHGKTTLTAAIATVLSKKMGGTAKSYADIDNAPEEKERGITINTSHVEYETETRHYAHVDCPGHADYVKNMITGAAQMDGGILVVSAADGPMPQTREHILLSRQVGVPYLVVFLNKCDMVDDEELLELVEMEVRDLLSEYNFPGDDIPVIKGSALKALEGEAEWEEKIIELMDAVDSYIPTPERQTDKPFMMPVEDVFSITGRGTVATGRVERGQVKVGDVVEIIGLAEEAKSTTVTGVEMFRKLLDYAEAGDNIGALLRGVAREDIQRGQVLAKPGSITPHTTFKAEVYVLSKEEGGRHTPFFSNYRPQFYFRTTDVTGVINLPEGVEMVMPGDNIEMNVELISPIALEEGTKFSIREGGRTVGAGVVASIQK; translated from the coding sequence ATGGCTAAAGAAAAATTTGACCGTTCGAAAACGCATGCTAATATTGGTACAATCGGACACGTTGACCATGGTAAAACTACATTAACTGCTGCTATCGCTACAGTTCTTTCTAAAAAAATGGGTGGTACAGCTAAATCTTATGCTGATATCGATAACGCTCCAGAAGAAAAAGAACGTGGAATCACAATCAATACTTCTCACGTAGAATACGAAACTGAAACTCGTCACTATGCACACGTTGACTGCCCAGGACACGCTGACTATGTTAAAAACATGATCACTGGTGCTGCTCAAATGGACGGCGGTATCTTAGTAGTATCTGCTGCTGATGGTCCAATGCCACAAACTCGTGAGCACATTCTTTTATCTCGTCAAGTAGGTGTACCATACTTAGTAGTATTCTTAAATAAATGTGATATGGTAGACGACGAAGAATTATTAGAATTAGTAGAAATGGAAGTACGTGACTTATTATCTGAGTACAACTTCCCTGGAGACGACATTCCTGTAATTAAAGGTTCTGCTCTTAAAGCTCTTGAAGGTGAAGCAGAATGGGAAGAAAAAATCATCGAATTAATGGATGCTGTTGATAGCTATATCCCAACTCCAGAACGTCAAACTGACAAACCATTCATGATGCCAGTAGAGGACGTATTCTCTATCACTGGTCGTGGTACTGTTGCAACTGGTCGTGTAGAACGCGGTCAAGTTAAAGTTGGTGACGTAGTTGAAATTATCGGTCTTGCTGAAGAAGCTAAATCTACAACTGTAACTGGTGTAGAAATGTTCCGTAAATTATTAGACTATGCTGAAGCTGGTGACAACATTGGTGCATTACTACGTGGTGTTGCTCGTGAAGATATCCAACGTGGTCAAGTATTAGCTAAACCAGGTTCAATCACTCCACATACAACTTTTAAAGCAGAAGTTTATGTATTATCAAAAGAAGAAGGTGGACGTCATACTCCATTCTTCTCTAACTACCGCCCACAGTTTTACTTCCGTACAACTGACGTAACTGGTGTTATTAACTTACCAGAAGGCGTAGAAATGGTAATGCCTGGTGACAACATCGAAATGAACGTAGAATTAATTTCTCCAATCGCTCTTGAAGAAGGTACAAAATTCTCTATCCGTGAGGGTGGACGTACTGTAGGCGCTGGCGTAGTTGCTTCTATCCAAAAATAA
- the fusA gene encoding elongation factor G — MKREFSLENTRNIGIMAHIDAGKTTTTERILYYTGKIHKIGETHEGASQMDWMEQEQERGITITSAATTAQWKGNRVNIIDTPGHVDFTVEVERSLRVLDGAVTVLDAQSGVEPQTETVWRQATTYGVPRIVFVNKMDKIGADFLYSVNTLHERLQANAHPIQLPIGAEDEFEAIIDLVEMKAIFYGNDLGTDIQEREIPEEYKAQAEEYREKLVEAVAELDEELMEKYFAGEEITVEELKAGIRKATLSVQFYPVICGTAFKNKGVQLMLDAVIDYLPAPTDVEAIKGVNDEGQEVEKHASDEEPFAALAFKVMTDPYVGKLTFFRVYSGILESGSYVQNSTKGKRERVGRILQMHANSREEISKVFAGDIAAAVGLKDTTTGDTLCDEKNLVILESMEFPEPVISLSVEPKSKADQDKMGQALQKLQEEDPTFRAHTDQETGQTIISGMGELHLDILVDRMKREFKVECNVGAPQVSYRETFRGSAQVQGKFTRQSGGRGQYGDVWIEFSPNEEGKGFEFENAIVGGVVPREYIPAVEAGLRDSLDRGVIAGYPLIDIKAKLYDGSYHDVDSNEMAFKIAASMALKAAASKCNPVLLEPIMKVEVVIPEEYLGDIMGNITSRRGRVEGMEARGNAQVVRAMVPLAEMFGYATTLRSATQGRGVFSMVFDHYEEVPKSISEEIIKKNKGE; from the coding sequence ATGAAACGCGAATTCTCATTAGAGAATACACGTAATATTGGAATTATGGCTCACATTGATGCTGGTAAAACAACAACAACTGAGCGTATCCTTTATTACACTGGTAAGATCCATAAAATCGGTGAAACTCACGAAGGTGCCTCTCAAATGGACTGGATGGAGCAAGAACAAGAACGTGGTATTACAATCACTTCTGCTGCAACAACAGCTCAATGGAAAGGTAACCGTGTTAACATCATCGATACACCAGGACACGTAGACTTCACAGTAGAGGTAGAACGTTCCCTACGTGTACTTGACGGAGCAGTAACTGTACTTGACGCTCAATCAGGGGTTGAGCCACAAACTGAGACTGTATGGCGTCAAGCGACAACTTACGGAGTACCACGTATCGTATTCGTTAACAAAATGGATAAAATCGGTGCAGATTTCTTATACTCAGTGAATACACTTCACGAACGTTTACAAGCAAATGCTCACCCAATTCAATTACCAATCGGTGCTGAAGATGAATTCGAAGCAATTATCGATTTAGTTGAAATGAAAGCAATCTTCTATGGTAATGACCTTGGTACAGATATCCAAGAGCGTGAAATTCCAGAAGAATACAAAGCACAAGCTGAAGAATATCGTGAAAAATTAGTTGAAGCTGTTGCAGAATTAGATGAAGAACTAATGGAGAAATACTTTGCTGGTGAAGAAATCACTGTCGAAGAGCTAAAAGCGGGTATCCGTAAAGCAACTCTATCAGTACAATTCTACCCAGTAATCTGTGGTACTGCATTCAAAAACAAAGGTGTTCAATTAATGCTAGATGCTGTAATTGACTATCTACCAGCTCCAACTGACGTAGAAGCGATTAAAGGTGTTAATGATGAAGGTCAAGAAGTTGAAAAACATGCTAGTGATGAAGAACCATTCGCTGCACTTGCATTCAAAGTTATGACTGACCCTTATGTTGGTAAACTAACATTCTTCCGTGTTTACTCTGGTATTTTAGAATCAGGTTCATACGTACAAAACTCAACTAAAGGTAAACGTGAACGTGTAGGTCGTATCCTTCAAATGCACGCAAACTCTCGTGAGGAAATTTCAAAAGTATTCGCAGGAGACATCGCTGCAGCTGTAGGGCTTAAAGATACTACAACTGGTGACACTCTATGTGACGAGAAAAACCTTGTTATTTTAGAGTCTATGGAATTCCCAGAACCAGTTATCTCTTTATCTGTAGAACCAAAATCTAAAGCTGACCAAGATAAAATGGGCCAAGCTTTACAAAAACTTCAAGAAGAAGATCCAACATTCCGTGCTCATACTGATCAAGAAACTGGCCAAACAATTATCTCAGGTATGGGTGAACTTCACCTTGATATCTTAGTTGACCGAATGAAACGTGAATTTAAAGTTGAATGTAACGTAGGTGCTCCTCAAGTATCTTACCGTGAAACATTCCGCGGTTCTGCACAAGTGCAAGGTAAATTCACTCGTCAATCTGGTGGTCGTGGTCAATATGGTGACGTATGGATCGAATTCTCACCTAACGAAGAAGGCAAAGGTTTTGAGTTTGAAAATGCAATCGTTGGTGGTGTAGTCCCACGTGAATATATTCCGGCTGTTGAAGCTGGTTTACGCGACTCACTTGATCGCGGTGTAATCGCTGGTTACCCATTAATCGACATTAAAGCAAAATTATATGATGGTTCTTACCATGATGTTGACTCGAACGAAATGGCCTTCAAAATTGCTGCATCTATGGCGCTTAAAGCGGCTGCATCAAAATGTAACCCTGTACTTTTAGAGCCAATTATGAAAGTAGAAGTAGTAATTCCTGAAGAGTACCTTGGTGATATTATGGGTAACATCACTTCTCGCCGTGGACGCGTAGAAGGTATGGAAGCTCGTGGTAACGCACAAGTTGTTCGTGCGATGGTACCTCTTGCAGAAATGTTTGGTTATGCAACTACTTTACGTTCAGCAACTCAAGGTCGTGGTGTATTCTCAATGGTATTTGATCACTACGAAGAGGTTCCAAAATCAATTTCTGAAGAAATCATCAAAAAAAATAAAGGTGAATAA
- the rpsG gene encoding 30S ribosomal protein S7: MPRKGPVSKRDVLPDPIYNSKLVTRLINKMMIDGKRGTSQKILYGAFELVKERSGQEPLEVFEAALNNVMPVLEVRARRVGGSNYQVPVEVRPERRITLGLRYLVNYSRLRGEKTMEERLANEILDASNNTGASVKKREDMHKMAEANKAFAHYRW; the protein is encoded by the coding sequence ATGCCTCGTAAAGGTCCTGTTTCCAAACGTGACGTGTTACCAGATCCAATTTACAATTCAAAACTAGTAACTCGTTTAATCAATAAAATGATGATTGATGGTAAAAGAGGTACTTCTCAAAAGATTCTATACGGTGCGTTCGAATTAGTGAAAGAACGTTCTGGTCAAGAACCTTTAGAAGTATTTGAAGCTGCATTAAATAACGTTATGCCAGTTCTTGAAGTACGCGCTCGTCGTGTTGGTGGTTCTAACTACCAAGTTCCGGTTGAAGTACGTCCAGAACGTCGTATTACTTTAGGACTTCGTTATTTAGTTAACTACTCTCGTCTTCGTGGTGAAAAAACAATGGAAGAGCGTTTAGCTAACGAAATCCTTGATGCATCAAACAATACAGGTGCTTCAGTTAAGAAACGTGAAGATATGCACAAAATGGCAGAAGCAAACAAAGCATTTGCACACTACCGCTGGTAA
- the rpsL gene encoding 30S ribosomal protein S12, which produces MPTINQLVRKPRKSKITKSDSPALNRGYNSFKKSLTNVNSPQKRGVCTRVGTMTPKKPNSALRKYARVRLTNQIEVTAYIPGEGHNLQEHSVVLIRGGRVKDLPGVRYHIIRGALDTAGVNGRMQSRSLYGTKRPKEKK; this is translated from the coding sequence ATGCCTACAATTAACCAATTGGTACGTAAGCCTCGTAAATCCAAAATCACGAAATCAGATTCACCTGCGTTAAACAGAGGATATAACAGTTTCAAAAAATCTTTAACAAATGTTAACTCACCTCAAAAACGTGGAGTTTGTACTCGTGTTGGTACAATGACACCTAAAAAACCAAACTCAGCATTACGTAAATATGCTCGTGTACGTTTAACAAACCAAATCGAAGTTACAGCTTACATTCCTGGTGAAGGTCACAACTTACAAGAACACAGCGTAGTATTAATCCGCGGTGGACGTGTAAAAGACTTACCAGGGGTACGTTATCATATTATTCGTGGTGCTCTTGATACAGCTGGTGTAAACGGCCGTATGCAATCACGTTCTCTATATGGTACAAAACGTCCAAAAGAGAAAAAATAA
- a CDS encoding ribosomal L7Ae/L30e/S12e/Gadd45 family protein, translating into MSYEKVKQASKTIIGTKQAIKAINANQVLEIVVALDAETRVTDPVILLAEEVGIPVNLVESKKELGKACGIQVGAAVVGIASK; encoded by the coding sequence ATGTCTTATGAAAAAGTAAAACAGGCTAGTAAAACAATCATAGGGACAAAGCAAGCAATTAAAGCAATAAATGCAAACCAAGTATTAGAGATTGTCGTTGCACTTGATGCAGAAACTCGAGTTACCGATCCAGTAATCCTTCTTGCAGAAGAAGTCGGTATACCAGTGAATCTTGTTGAGTCAAAAAAAGAACTTGGAAAAGCTTGCGGCATTCAAGTAGGTGCTGCGGTTGTTGGAATTGCTAGCAAGTAG
- the rpoC gene encoding DNA-directed RNA polymerase subunit beta', which produces MIDVNEFEYMKIGLASPDKIRSWSYGEVKKPETINYRTLKPEKDGLFCERIFGPTKDWECHCGKYKRVRYKGVVCDRCGVEVTRAKVRRERMGHIELAAPVSHIWYFKGIPSRMGLILDMSPRALEEVIYFASYVVIDPTGTSLEKKQLLSEKEYRAYREKFGNSFEASMGAEAIKKLLSQIDLEEETNLLKEELKTAQGQRRTRAIKRLEVIESFRNSGNKPEWMILDVLPVIPPELRPMVQLDGGRFATSDLNDLYRRVINRNNRLKRLLDLGAPSIIVQNEKRMLQEAVDALIDNGRRGRPVTGPGNRPLKSLSHMLKGKQGRFRQNLLGKRVDYSGRSVIVVGPNLKMYQCGLPKEMAIELFKPFVMKELVERGLAHNIKSAKRKIERMHNEVWDVLEDVIREHPVLLNRAPTLHRLGIQAFEPTLVEGRAIRLHPLVCTAYNADFDGDQMAVHVPLSAEAQAEARLLMLAAQNILNPKDGKPVVTPSQDMVLGNYYLTLERKGARGEGSIFYGPNEVLIAYQTGHVHLHTRIAIKAGSLKNPTFTEEQNQMYLFTTVGKVIFNEILPESFPYINEPTAINLEQKTPDKYFGHLRITEELLKEVEASEGYSALSEQEKVEVQRKVVLQKYFAEAPIINPFRKKFLGSIIAEIFKRFHITETSKMLDRMKDLGFKYSTKAGITVGVSDIVVLPEKVEILEEAQKKVDKVTVQFRRGLITEEERYDRVISSWSAAKDEIQSKLMDSLSKTNPIFMMSDSGARGNASNFTQLAGMRGLMANPAGRIIELPIKSSFREGLTVLEYFISTHGARKGLADTALKTADSGYLTRRLVDVAQDVIVREDDCGTDRGLTIGALKEGTEIIEGLDERIEGRHAKKTVRHPVTGEVILERDQLITQDKTREIIEAGIEEVTIRSAFTCNTKHGVCKKCYGINLATGEEVEVGEAVGIIAAQSIGEPGTQLTMRTFHTGGVAGNDITQGLPRIQEIFEARNPKGQAVISEIKGTVIEVDEIREGLKEITIQGEIETRKYQSPYNARLKVQVGDSIRPGQILTEGSIDPKQLLKVKDVATVQEYLLKEVQKVYRMQGVEIGDKHIEVMVRQMLRKVRVIEAGDTELLPGSLLDIHQFTEANRDAITSGKVPATCRPVILGITKASLETESFLSAASFQETTRVLTDAAIKGKRDELLGLKENVIIGKLVPAGTGMQRYRQIQIKENPTEAQEEFSSAE; this is translated from the coding sequence TTGATAGACGTTAATGAATTTGAATATATGAAAATTGGTTTGGCTTCACCAGATAAAATCCGTTCTTGGTCATATGGGGAAGTTAAAAAACCTGAAACGATTAACTATCGTACATTAAAACCAGAAAAAGATGGTTTGTTCTGTGAAAGAATATTTGGTCCAACAAAGGACTGGGAGTGTCACTGTGGTAAGTACAAACGTGTACGTTACAAAGGTGTAGTTTGTGATCGTTGTGGTGTAGAGGTTACAAGAGCAAAAGTCCGTCGTGAACGTATGGGCCACATCGAATTAGCAGCCCCAGTTTCACATATTTGGTACTTCAAAGGTATTCCGAGCCGTATGGGACTTATCCTCGATATGTCACCTCGTGCTTTAGAAGAAGTAATTTACTTTGCATCTTATGTGGTAATTGACCCTACAGGTACAAGTTTGGAGAAGAAACAACTTCTTTCCGAAAAAGAGTATCGTGCATATCGTGAAAAATTCGGTAATAGTTTCGAAGCATCAATGGGTGCTGAGGCAATTAAAAAACTTCTTTCACAAATAGACCTTGAAGAAGAAACGAATTTATTAAAAGAAGAACTTAAAACTGCTCAAGGACAACGTCGTACTAGAGCAATAAAACGCCTTGAAGTAATCGAATCTTTCCGTAATTCTGGTAATAAACCAGAGTGGATGATTTTAGACGTGCTACCAGTTATTCCTCCAGAGCTTCGCCCAATGGTGCAATTAGATGGTGGTCGTTTTGCTACTTCAGACTTAAATGACTTATATCGTCGTGTAATTAACCGTAACAACCGTTTAAAACGTCTACTTGACCTTGGCGCACCTAGCATCATCGTTCAAAACGAAAAACGTATGTTACAAGAAGCAGTTGACGCTCTGATTGATAATGGACGCCGCGGACGCCCTGTAACTGGACCTGGTAACCGTCCATTAAAATCATTATCTCATATGCTAAAAGGGAAACAAGGTCGTTTCCGTCAAAACCTATTAGGTAAACGTGTAGACTATTCTGGTCGTTCTGTAATCGTAGTAGGTCCTAATTTGAAAATGTACCAATGTGGTCTTCCAAAAGAGATGGCCATCGAATTATTTAAACCTTTCGTAATGAAAGAGCTTGTTGAGAGAGGCTTAGCTCACAACATTAAAAGTGCTAAACGTAAAATTGAACGTATGCACAACGAGGTTTGGGATGTATTAGAAGATGTTATTCGTGAACATCCAGTATTACTAAACCGTGCACCGACATTACACAGATTAGGTATTCAAGCATTCGAACCAACATTAGTTGAAGGTCGTGCAATTCGTCTACATCCACTTGTATGTACAGCTTATAATGCTGACTTCGACGGTGACCAAATGGCGGTTCACGTTCCACTTTCAGCTGAAGCGCAAGCAGAAGCAAGACTTTTAATGTTAGCTGCTCAAAACATCTTGAATCCTAAAGATGGTAAACCGGTAGTAACACCATCTCAAGACATGGTATTAGGTAACTACTACTTAACTCTTGAACGTAAAGGTGCTCGTGGCGAAGGTTCTATTTTCTATGGTCCTAACGAAGTGTTAATTGCTTACCAAACTGGTCATGTACATTTACACACTCGTATTGCTATTAAAGCAGGATCATTAAAGAACCCAACATTTACAGAAGAACAAAATCAAATGTACTTATTTACTACTGTTGGTAAGGTAATCTTTAACGAGATTCTTCCTGAATCTTTCCCTTACATTAACGAACCAACAGCAATTAACTTAGAGCAAAAAACACCAGATAAATATTTCGGTCATCTAAGAATTACGGAGGAATTATTAAAAGAAGTTGAAGCTAGCGAGGGTTATAGCGCTCTATCTGAACAAGAGAAGGTAGAAGTACAACGTAAAGTCGTATTGCAAAAATACTTTGCCGAAGCTCCAATTATCAATCCTTTCCGTAAAAAATTCTTAGGTAGCATCATAGCTGAGATATTTAAACGTTTCCACATTACAGAAACATCTAAGATGCTTGACCGTATGAAAGATTTAGGATTTAAATATTCAACTAAGGCGGGTATCACTGTTGGTGTATCTGATATCGTAGTTTTACCTGAAAAAGTTGAGATCTTAGAAGAGGCACAGAAAAAAGTTGATAAAGTAACGGTTCAATTCCGTCGTGGTCTTATCACGGAAGAAGAACGTTATGATCGTGTAATCTCTAGTTGGTCTGCAGCTAAAGATGAAATTCAATCAAAACTGATGGACTCTTTATCGAAAACAAATCCTATCTTCATGATGAGTGACTCTGGTGCCCGTGGTAATGCATCGAACTTTACTCAACTTGCAGGTATGCGTGGATTAATGGCCAACCCGGCTGGTCGTATTATCGAACTTCCAATTAAATCTTCATTCCGTGAAGGTTTAACGGTATTAGAATACTTCATCTCAACGCACGGTGCTCGTAAAGGTTTAGCCGATACAGCATTAAAAACTGCTGACTCAGGTTACTTAACTCGTCGTCTAGTTGACGTTGCGCAAGATGTTATTGTTCGTGAAGATGACTGTGGTACTGATCGAGGACTCACAATCGGTGCTTTAAAAGAGGGTACTGAAATCATCGAAGGTCTTGATGAACGTATTGAGGGCCGTCACGCTAAGAAAACAGTTCGTCATCCTGTAACAGGTGAAGTTATTTTAGAGCGTGATCAATTAATTACGCAAGATAAAACTCGTGAAATCATCGAAGCTGGTATTGAAGAAGTAACAATTCGATCTGCATTTACATGTAACACAAAACATGGTGTATGTAAGAAATGTTATGGTATTAACCTTGCAACAGGTGAAGAGGTTGAAGTTGGGGAAGCAGTAGGTATTATTGCAGCTCAATCAATCGGTGAGCCTGGTACACAGTTAACAATGCGTACGTTCCACACAGGTGGGGTTGCGGGTAACGATATTACACAAGGTCTTCCACGTATCCAAGAAATATTCGAGGCTCGTAATCCAAAAGGGCAAGCGGTTATTTCAGAAATTAAAGGTACAGTTATCGAAGTTGACGAAATTCGCGAAGGTTTAAAAGAAATTACAATCCAAGGTGAAATTGAAACACGTAAATATCAATCGCCTTATAACGCTCGACTAAAAGTTCAAGTTGGAGACTCAATAAGACCGGGACAAATTTTAACTGAAGGTTCTATTGATCCGAAACAACTCTTAAAAGTAAAAGATGTTGCAACAGTTCAAGAATATCTGCTTAAAGAAGTGCAAAAAGTATACCGTATGCAAGGGGTAGAAATTGGAGATAAACATATTGAAGTAATGGTAAGACAAATGCTTCGTAAAGTTCGTGTTATTGAAGCGGGTGACACTGAATTATTACCAGGCTCATTACTAGATATTCACCAATTCACTGAAGCAAATAGAGATGCGATTACAAGCGGTAAAGTTCCTGCTACTTGTCGTCCTGTGATTCTAGGTATTACAAAAGCATCACTTGAAACTGAATCATTCTTATCTGCTGCATCATTCCAAGAAACTACACGTGTATTAACAGATGCTGCAATCAAAGGTAAGCGTGATGAATTACTTGGTCTGAAAGAAAACGTCATTATCGGTAAACTAGTTCCTGCTGGTACAGGTATGCAACGTTACCGTCAAATTCAAATTAAAGAAAACCCTACTGAAGCTCAAGAAGAATTTAGTTCAGCTGAATAG